From the genome of Streptomyces katrae:
GGGCCCGTCCCGTCCGCCACCAGGTCCAGCACCCCGGGCACGACGAGCCCGAAGACCGAGAACCCCACGACGACCAGCGGCACCGCCAGCAGCACGGCGGCCACGAACGGATTGACCGCCGACCACAGCAGGTCCCGCCACACCGCCGGATCACCCGAGGTGTGGCGCATCAGCTGCAACTGCCGCACCAGGTAGGGGGTGCGGTACAGCCGCCGCCCGTACTGGTAGTAGCCGTCCGCCCCGCGTCGCACCGGCTCCGGAGCGGGCAGATAGGGCGCCTGGATCTCCACACCCAGCCAGTCGCCGGCGAGCCGCCGGCTCAGCACGACGAAGCGGCGGGCGAACCCCACGGCCTTCGGGAAGAGCAGCACCAGCCCGGTGCACACCCCGACCACCAGCGCCACCACCTGGACGACGGCCAGCACCGCGCCGGCTGCCGACAGCAGCGAAAGGAAGGCCCCGGCGCCCAGCATCCGCAGACGCCGGCCCAGCGCACCCCCGTCGGACACCACCGCCGGCGCGACCCGGCGGGCCAGCAGCAGCCGCGTCCAACACCCGTGCACCCACAGCACCAGCGGCCCGACCGTCAGCCCCGTCGCGAGCGACACCAGCCCGACCCCGGCCACCACCACCGCACCGGCCCACGCCGTCCCCGGCAGGCCGACACCGCCGGCCGCCCGGCACAGGGCCGCGACCACCGCGTACAGACCACCGGCCACCAACGCCCCGGGCAGCGAAGCCAACGGAACCCCGACGAACGGGTCGAACAGCAGGAAGGCCAGGTCCCGTCTCGTCGCCGGATCCCGCCGCACCTGCCGCACCCGCCTGCGGCGCACCGCCGAGCCGTACGAGGCGTACAGCTGCCTGCCGTCGCGGTACAGCCCGCTGTCACGCTGCCGGGGTTCCGGCGGCTCGGGCAGGTAGGGATCGTCGACGGGCACCTCCGACCACCGCCCGGCCAGCTCGCGCCGCAACCGGGGCAGACGCCGGAACAGGTCCAGCGCACCCACCGCGCCGACACCCACCGCGACCGCGGCCGGCAGCAGGGCCAGCAGCCCCAGCAGACCCAAGGCCGCGAGCGCCGCGCCGCGCAGCGGCACCATCACGTGCGCCCGCAGGGTTGTCAGGACGCCGACCGCTCCGGTCGGCGCCTCACGTCGTAGTTCCCGGGAGTTCGGAGCGAGCACCGGCCCAGTTTCCCACGGCCCGTTCGAGCGCCGATCGTGCCGATCTCGTGCGGGGTGCAGTTTTCACCACCCCACCTGTACTCCGAACTCCATCCCCGGCGGCGCCCGCGATCCGTACCGTTGTCACCACAGGGCGCCCGGTCGACTCCCCCGCCGACCGGCCGCCCGAACCCGAGGCCCTCTCGTGCCTTCCCCCGTCGCGGGAGGGCCTCGGTGAGCACTCCTACCGGCGGGCCCGCTTGATCCGGATCCACCCGGAGCGCGGGTGGCCGACGACCGTCAGCACCGGTGCCGTCGGATCCACCGGCCCGTCCGCCCGGTTGGCGACGCGCGCCGTGTTCGTGCTCGCCGGGTCGATCCGCACCTCCCACCCGTCCGGCACCACGACCTGGACCGTCCCCATCCCGCACGAGGCCTCCAGGGTCACCTCACGGTGCGCGCAGGTGGCCGCTGTGAAGTCGATCAGGATGTTCAGCATCCCGCACTCGGCCACGATCCGCGGAGGGACCACCCAGGCCCCCGACTGCCGGATAGCCGTCAGGTGCGTCTTGAGCACCAGCGTCCCGTCCCCGGGCCAGCCACCGTCCGCAGGCAGGTCCGCGAGCAGACCCTCCAGTTCCGCATACGTCTTCGACGCGTACGTCTGCTCCAGCCGCTCCTCCAACTCGGCCAGATCGAGCCGCCCCTCCCCCGCGGCCACGCGCAACCGCTCCGCGACCGCGTCCCGATCCCCGTCCGCCGCCCTGATGGCCGCCCGGCCTTCGGCGTCCGCCGGTTCCTGTCCTTGTGATTCAGTCATACCCACATCCAACAACGCCCCCGTCAGCGTTTCCCTAGGCCGACCCCGCTCCCGCCCCGAGCCGACTTTTGTCCGCGGACAAAAGTCGGCGAACGCCCCCTCCCCTCCCCTGCCTCCCTCTCCCCCCACCCACAGGAACGGCCCGACTTTTGTCCGCGGACAAAAGTCGGGCCGTCGCCACG
Proteins encoded in this window:
- a CDS encoding sensor histidine kinase — its product is MLAPNSRELRREAPTGAVGVLTTLRAHVMVPLRGAALAALGLLGLLALLPAAVAVGVGAVGALDLFRRLPRLRRELAGRWSEVPVDDPYLPEPPEPRQRDSGLYRDGRQLYASYGSAVRRRRVRQVRRDPATRRDLAFLLFDPFVGVPLASLPGALVAGGLYAVVAALCRAAGGVGLPGTAWAGAVVVAGVGLVSLATGLTVGPLVLWVHGCWTRLLLARRVAPAVVSDGGALGRRLRMLGAGAFLSLLSAAGAVLAVVQVVALVVGVCTGLVLLFPKAVGFARRFVVLSRRLAGDWLGVEIQAPYLPAPEPVRRGADGYYQYGRRLYRTPYLVRQLQLMRHTSGDPAVWRDLLWSAVNPFVAAVLLAVPLVVVGFSVFGLVVPGVLDLVADGTGPYSFWDAALRRLPVGGALAGVPWAAVAVGAVLVAAVSWVAPYALRAHARFALLLLRPTRHAQLARRVERLTETRADATGVQAAELRRIERDLHDGAQVTLVAIGMTLRVVERRLGEEAPELRELVAEARRQSSTALAQLRDLVRGIHPPVLAERGVGDAVRAVALDYPLDVEVTVDVPGRLEAPVEACAYFAVCEVLANAAKHSGASRVRIDLRHSDGVLRMTVGDDGRGGADTAKGTGLAGVRRRLGTFDGDLFVSSPVGGPTLVTMELPCVLSSPRTSSS
- a CDS encoding DUF1707 SHOCT-like domain-containing protein: MTESQGQEPADAEGRAAIRAADGDRDAVAERLRVAAGEGRLDLAELEERLEQTYASKTYAELEGLLADLPADGGWPGDGTLVLKTHLTAIRQSGAWVVPPRIVAECGMLNILIDFTAATCAHREVTLEASCGMGTVQVVVPDGWEVRIDPASTNTARVANRADGPVDPTAPVLTVVGHPRSGWIRIKRARR